Sequence from the Macaca fascicularis isolate 582-1 chromosome 16, T2T-MFA8v1.1 genome:
AACTTTGTGTCACCCCTGACCGGCCCCAGGACCCGGGAGGAAAAGTTCGTCCCGGCGCCAACCGGCGAGGAGGCCTGTCCTGAGTCCGTCGGCGCGGGGCTGAAGTTCTGGGTCCGTTTGGAGCGGGGGGTGGCGGGTGAGTTGCGATTCCGCGGGGAGGGTAAGGAGTGGCCTGTCCGTCCCAGACTCGCCTCCCATCACCGGTGGGTGATGGGCATGCTGCTGAAGTCCACccgggccagggccagggcctggGGGCGGGCTGAGAGCGCAGGTCCAGCCCGGCCAGGGATCAGCTGGAAGGAGGAGGCTCGGCCCGCTGTCCCCCCCGGCCCAGGTTCTGTGATACACTCCGACTCGGGCTCTGGAGCAGTCAGTGCATGACAGAACTTGGGCCCGGAAGGACCTTCTGCACCCAACGGGCACAGCGCCCACTCGGGGCCTGCAGTGGAACATCTGCCTGGGAGTGGAGTGGGCACCTGGGTTGGCCCATGTGGCACAGGGTTGGGCAGAACCAGCTGTGGACCTTGAGGGCTGGGGTTGCTGAAGCCTGAGGGTGTATCCTAGGGCCAGCAGATCCCATAGAGACAGGGTGTCCACCTTGAGCCAGGGGCCAAACAGAACTCTCCTCCCCGGTGTCAGTTGCAGGAACCTTCCCTCTACACCATCAAGGCTGTTTTCATCCTAGATAATGACGGGCGCCGGCTGCTGGCCAAGGTAACCTCTGACCCCACCTGTGAGGGACACAGTTCCCATCCAGCTGACACTCCTGTCTCAGGAGAAACTCCACTGTGGTCTCTGTGACTCAGGGCAGCTCAGCTTAGACCCCTCCAGAAGTCCttctcatcctcctgccttgtcaaGGTGCTGCTCCCTGAAGTGAGGGGTCTCCCCTGTTTCTACTCATGTTCCCTGAAGTGTTTCCTCGTCATCGGTACTGGCCAGCTGGACCTGGGCATGGGAAGTTTCTGCCTAATGGATCAGTGGAGTGTTGAGCCTGGGACCCAGGAGTCTTAGTCCCCAAACCCCTACACAAGCTCTTTTGTTCTTTGGGGTTTGTCTCTAAACCTCCTCAAAACCTCCACTTTTGTTCTACAGCTTGGTAAACACTAAGGATTTAGCCTAAGGAGTCTAAGGATTTAGAACCAGATGGGATTTTAGAGACTGTGTAATACAACTCTTTaatttcatagatgaagaaaatgaggtgtAGAGAAGCTAAgtgaattgcctgaggtcacaaGTATTAATATCCTAACAGATCCaaactcatattttatttatttacttatttaattttttcacttCTCCCATTTCACAGGTTTCACAGGCAAACTCAGGTTTTTTTACATTAAGCTCAAGGTGGTTTTCACTGTACCCCCATTCAATTATCTGTTATCTATCCTAGCAAACACGGCCtaaaataatccaaaaataaatttctgctgtcaACACAATTAATTGTAGTGGAACTACAGCATCTGCATTAGCTATGAAATGCATTAtaaggccgggcgcaatggctcacacctgtaatcccaacactttgggaggccgaggtgggcagatcactcgaggtcaggagttcaaaaccagcctggccaacatggtgaaaccctgtctctactaaatatacaaaaaattagctgggcatggtggtgggcgcctgtagttacagctactcaagaggctgaggcaggagaattgcttgaacctgggaggcgaaggttgcagtgagccaagatcacgccattgcactccagcctgggcaacaagagagaaactctgtctcaaaaagaaaaagaaaagaaatgcattataaggccaggcgcagtggctgatgcctgtaatcccagcactttgggaggctgagacgggtggactgcttgagcccaggagtgccagaccagcctgggcaacatggcaaaccccatctctacaaaaaaaagtatgaaaattagctgggcgtggtggtgtgcgcctgtagtcccagcgctcGGGGGGGCTAAAGTGGgaagatcgcctgagcctgggaggttgaggctgcagtgagccatgatcgagcTACTGCCCTCCAATCTGGGttatagagtgagaccccatctcaaaaaatagatttcctgtttgtttgtttgtttgtttggagctgaaacttttctgtttttatgacatTCAGATAAGCAGCGGCCAGTAGGGAGCTGGCTAATCTGCCTGCAGATTGAGTACTAAGTGGCAAAATCCACATCCAGAAAATTGAAAACTGAGCTGACCACACCTTGCCCCAGCAGATGGTCAGAGGTGGATCAGCAAGGCCAAAGGCTCTTGCTCCCTACAGATTAAGAAACTAAGAGAAAGAGGCTCACCATtcccaaacaaaaaaacattaatttagtTATGGGATATGTGCGAGGGATTGTTTCTTAGATATTTAATCTTCACTATAACCCTGTCTGCAGTCAGACCGTCCTTACTGCTCAAACCCAGCTTTGGCCTCACAACTGTGAGATGTTGGGGAAGTTAcctgacttctttttttgttttgtttgtttgtttgtttgttttgttttcttgagacagagtctcactctgctgcccagactggagttcagtgacgcgatctcgactcactgcaacctctgcctcccgggttcaagtgattctcctgcctcagcctcccaagtagcagggattacaggcgcccaccaccatacccggctaatttttttttttttttttttgagacagagtcttgctctgtcacccaggctggagtgcagtggcgtgatctcggctcactgcaagctccgcctcccggattcacgccattctcctgcctcagcctccctcgtagctgggactacaggcgcctgccagcacgcccagctaatttttttgtatttttagtagagacagggtttcaccgtgttagccaggatggtctcgatcttctaacctcgtgatccgcccgcctcggcctcccaaagtgctgggattacaggcgtgagccaccgcgccctgccattttttttttttttgtatatttagtggagacgggttttcaccatgttagcaaagctggtcttgaacgcctgacctcaggtgatccatctgccttggcctcccaaagtgctgggattacaggcatgagccaccatgcccggccgttaCCTGACTTCTTGATGccccagtttccccatctgtgtaatggggataataaagtagctgttgttattatcattattattgtttaagAAGGTGTGCTGGTTTTGCCATCTTTCCTGTAGACTCCAGGTGCTGTAGAATTAGTGTGCGCTAGTGACCATGCTAATCCTTAGCACCCTGCACATCTGCTGAATGTACAAGATCCTCCAAGAAACCAGAGGGGACTCCAAAAGCAGGCCTCAATATCCCTCTACTTTTTGGGACTTTCTTTGCTCAGAATTTCTTTTGGAGGGGgcggagcatggtggctcacgcctgtaatcccagcactttgggaggccaaggcaggtggatcacctgatgtcgggagttcgagaccagccagaccaacatggagaaaccccgtctcgactaaaaatacaaaattagccgggcgtggtggcacatgcctgtaatcccagctactcaggaggctgaggcaggagaattgcttcaacccaggaggtggaggttgtggtgagccgagatcgtgccattgcactccagcctgtgcaataagaacaaaattccatctaaaaaaataataataatttgttttggAGGAACTAGTGAGCCAACAGGCCTAGGGTGCAGTAATGGAGAGATGGGGCAGGGAAGCAGGATCCCGCTTGCCCAGCACCTAATCTTTCCTGCCCCCAAATCTAGGGAGGATCCAGGCTGTGTGGAAAGCTATggtcccttctccttccctttctcataGTATTATGATGACACATTCCCCTCCATGAAGGAGCAGATGGTTTTCGAGAAAAATGTCTTCAACAAGACCAGCCGGACTGAGAGTAAGTGTCCCCCTCTTTCTCCACCAGACTATCAGATGCATACTGTCATCTTCTCCAACTGGACACATCTGTCCCCATCAGCCTTGCACACCCACAGGCCATTTCCCTTTCTTCAGAGGCTTTTTGTCCTCTCCTTCCCAGGTGTTCTCTACTCCCTTCCTCCAGGGAACCTCCACTCCCTGTCACTCTCCAATCCCCCTGACTACCTATCCCCCCAGCATCCCCAGGCCTCTCTGTAGCTGAGGAGGCCAATTGTATTGTGGTCCCAACCTGAATCTGGTCCCAAGGTGCTGCACAGGGTGGAAGCGTGGACAGGAGGTAAACTAGTCAACAACTGGGCTTGTTGACTCCTTGGCCTGAGGCAGTCCCTAGAAATAGAGTATCGATAAGGGGAAGGACATGGGGCAGCCTAATGGTAGTGTCCCTAGTGCTATCTTTCCAAGGGTTctctagaaaggggagaaggaaaTAAGAGGAAAGTCACAGAGTCATAGTTGAGGAGGAAGGGCTAGGCTGGGACCAGGCAAGGTGGCCAGTACTGAAAGCTCCCTCCATTTCTAGGTGAGATTGCATTTTTTGGGGGTATGACCATCGTCTACAAGAACAGCATTGACCTCTTCCTATACGTGGTGGGCTCATCCTACGAGAATGAGGTGAATTCAGGAGGTTGGGGCAGTAAAAAGGGCTGTCTATGGGGAAATGTTATCTGGAATCTGGGCTTGAGGCTGGGACCTGGAGGCTCACCATTGGACCCCTCCTGCTAGGCTCCATGAGGTAGAGGGGGGCAGCAAGAAGGGTTCTTTCTGGGACAATGTGTATCCTCGATAACCCTTAGTTTCCTTGGGAACCAGGAATGAAGTCATCACTTCATCTGCAAGGGAGGCTTTGTCCTTCTTAGACATAACTAGAGAAAGATACACTAAATGTCTCCCAGTGGAGAACTCCAGTTTCCCAGCCCAGACACATGGAAGTTCCCTCTAATGTCACACTGCAGTCAGTTTCCAGCCCAGGCCTCGGAAAAGGGAGAACTCTCCATTGCTGCCCACACAGGTGGGCTCCAAGTGCTTCCTTTGACCTTCTCAATCTCAAGCTCTCTTGTTTTCCTCCTCCCGTATCTGCCCATCCCAGCTGATGCTCATGTCTGTTCTTACCTGCCTGTTTGAGTCTCTGAACCACATGTTAAGGTGAGTGAGGTTCTCTGCCCTCCAAGGCCCCATCCCCCAGGCCCTGATATGTCACAGGGCACTTCCTCCCTGTTTATCTCCTGAGGTCCCCACAAGACTAAGACAATCTAAAAAGAAAAGTTCATAGTCGACACAATGAACCAAAGTAGGGCTATGCTATAGCATCTAACCTAGTTGTGAAACGCATTCGGGGTCCTGTGGTGGGTGCCCGCGTGTCAAGGCACAAAGTATGGGAGGTTGGACGAGGTGGGGTATAAGGAAGCAGAACTGCCCTTTGCTCAGGAATGCCTTCCACGGGCTCTGTGCTCACTGCCCTTCACATTCTCCTTCCCAATCCTTGTTTGGTGAGGGGTGAATGAGACAGGCTTTGGAGAGTGGGGTCAGCCTCACCTAGGCAGGGACTCAGTTCCTCCCAGCCACAGGGAGGCTCAGGAGCTTGTGTCCACTTTCAGGAAGAACGTGGAGAAGCGCTGGTTGCTGGAGAACATGGACGGAGCCTTCTTGGTGCTGGATGAGATTGTGGATGGCGGGTGAGGAGGGGACAGTCAGGGACACTCACAGCAGGAGTGCCTTTGGGAGTCATCAGCCCCAGATGGCACCCAGCATGGCCAGAACTCTGACCAACTTTTCACTCCCTTCCCCCAGCATATTCCCAGGGATCCCATTCCCCTACCCCTTCCCCTTACTAGCACCCCACCCTAGAAGATGGAAGTTAATTTCAATGTTAGCCAAAGTCAAGCCAAACAAAAGAGTAACCTGATGTCAAACTATGGGAGACTATTGAATAGGCAGGGTTTGGGGAAAATCCAGTTTGGTCTCCAATGCCCAGGGGAAGCACTGGCACAGATGCTGACCCTCTCTGGAAGGACTTCAGACAGTCCCACCAGCCCCACATGTCCTGCTTTTAGGGCTCAATTCCAGCACCAGCTAGATGCGTGACCTGGGTCAATTACTGACTCTCCCCCAGCCTTACTTTCTCCATCTTTAGGATGGAGGTAATAAGGGATTGtagggattaaatgagaaaatacatgtgaAGCTTATGGTTCTCATTCAATAGATGTTGCCTCCTATTGGTATGCTAGTATATTCTTAGGAAGTTAGgagctcttttaaaaaagttgGTTCGTGAATTTCCATCAGGGGACCAATATTGAGAGAGAAAAATTCTGGCTTTGgggaaaacaataacaaaaatttctattttttttttttttttgagacagtctcactctgtcgcccaggttggtgtgcagtggcccgatctcggctcactgcaagctctgcctcccgggttcatgccattctcctgcctcagcctcctgagcagctgggactacaggtgcccgccaccgtgcctggcaaattttttgtatttttagtagagacggggtttcaccatgttagccaggatggtctcaatctcctgacttcgtgatctgcccgcctcggcctccaaaagtgctgggattacaggtgtaagccaccgcacccggcctatagaAATTTCTTGAGCACCTTAAAAACATACATGCCTCTATCATTACATCATTTTATACATTACGAAACAGGCTCAAAGGTTCAAGTGACATGCCGGAGGTCATTCACACAGCTAAGGAGTGGCAGGGCCAAGATCTAAAACCATGTGCATAGT
This genomic interval carries:
- the COPZ2 gene encoding coatomer subunit zeta-2 isoform X2; translated protein: MQRPEAWPRPHPGEGAAAAQAGGPAPPARAREPSGLRLQEPSLYTIKAVFILDNDGRRLLAKYYDDTFPSMKEQMVFEKNVFNKTSRTESEIAFFGGMTIVYKNSIDLFLYVVGSSYENELMLMSVLTCLFESLNHMLRKNVEKRWLLENMDGAFLVLDEIVDGGVILESDPQQVIQKVLQSAKEQIKWSLLK
- the COPZ2 gene encoding coatomer subunit zeta-2 isoform X1, whose amino-acid sequence is MQRPEAWPRPHPGEGAAAAQAGGPAPPARAREPSGLRLQEPSLYTIKAVFILDNDGRRLLAKYYDDTFPSMKEQMVFEKNVFNKTSRTESEIAFFGGMTIVYKNSIDLFLYVVGSSYENELMLMSVLTCLFESLNHMLRKNVEKRWLLENMDGAFLVLDEIVDGGVILESDPQQVIQKVNFRADDGGLTEQSVAQVLQSAKEQIKWSLLK
- the COPZ2 gene encoding coatomer subunit zeta-2 isoform X3; this encodes MQRPEAWPRPHPGEGAAAAQAGGPAPPARAREPSGLRYYDDTFPSMKEQMVFEKNVFNKTSRTESEIAFFGGMTIVYKNSIDLFLYVVGSSYENELMLMSVLTCLFESLNHMLRKNVEKRWLLENMDGAFLVLDEIVDGGVILESDPQQVIQKVNFRADDGGLTEQSVAQVLQSAKEQIKWSLLK